The proteins below come from a single Miscanthus floridulus cultivar M001 chromosome 1, ASM1932011v1, whole genome shotgun sequence genomic window:
- the LOC136512241 gene encoding pentatricopeptide repeat-containing protein At5g55840-like isoform X2, translating into MRRLAPRGSLPALGRPPAPVSLPAPTPPQTMTRWETLNHMAYKFGSLGKSDGKLALKILSSIVERSGLDRITYIYCMAVPILIQAQMHSQAMSVLRHLAVTGFSCTAIFTSLLRTISRFDSTNHVVFELLVKAYVKERKVLDAAVAVFFMDDCGFKASPVSCNTILNALVEEGESKHVWLFLRESLTRKFPLDVTTCNILLNSLCTNGEFRKAEDMLQKMKSCRLSNSVTYNTMLHWYVKKGRFKAALCVLEDMERDSIQADIYTYNIMIDKLCRIKRSARAFLLLKRMRKDDLTPDECTYNTLINGFFSEGKINHARYVFNHMLRQTLVPSVATYTTMIDGYCRNRRIDKALSVLSEMQITGVMPSELTYSALLNGYCKVSMLGPALDLMEDLKSRGITINKTMCTILIDGFCQVGEISKAKQILKSMLEGGIDPDVITYSALINGMCRMAKMHETKEILSRMQKSGILPNDVLYTTLICYYCKAGYVKEALKHFVDIYRRGLVANPVIHNALLRAFYREGMITEAEHFRQYMSRMNISFDFVSFNCIIDSYCHRGNIVEAFSVYDDMVRYGHSPNVCTYQNLLRGLCQGGHLVQAKQFMFCLLDIPSAIDEKTFNALLLGICKYGTLDEALDLCEKMVKNNCLPDIHTYTILLSGFCRKGKILPALVMLQMMLEKGVVPDTVTYTCLLNGLINEGQVKAASYVFQEIICKEGLYADCIAYNSLMNGYLKVGNVNTIKRMMSDMYQNEVYPNSASYNILMHGYVKRGQFSKSLYLYKYMVRKGIRPDNVTYRLLILGLSECGLIDIAVKFLEKMILEGIFPDRLVFDILITAFSEKSKMHNALQLFNCMKWLHMSPSSQTFSAMINGLIRKNYLDQSHEVLHEMLQVGLQPNHTHYIALVNAKCRIGEIDRAFRLKEEMKAIGIVPAEVAESSIIRGLCRCGKLEEAVIVFSSMMRSGMVPTVATFTTLMHSLCKESKIADALHLKRLMELCRLKVDVVSYNVLITGLCKDNHISDALDLYGEMKSKGLWPNVTTYITLTGAMYSTGRMQNGEELLEDIAERGLIPAYKQFENLERRMEDAIRRLNMIRNCRKEVPFRGVELLPVDPEPVCNAASDCNPTESRQRKGI; encoded by the exons ATGCGGCGGCTTGCTCCTCGCGGCTCCCTTCCCGCGCTAGGCCGCCCGCCCGCCCCCGTATCGCTGCCAGCTCCAACACCACCTCAG ACTATGACGCGGTGGGAGACCCTGAATCACATGGCCTACAAATTTGGGAGCCTTGGCAAGTCTGATGGAAAGCTGGCCTTGAAGATACTGAGTTCTATTGTGGAGCGATCAGGTTTAGACCGAATTACCTACATTTACTGTATGGCTGTTCCCATTCTCATCCAGGCTCAAATGCATTCGCAAGCAATGTCAGTGTTGAGGCATCTGGCTGTGACGGGCTTCTCCTGCACTGCTATTTTTACGTCCCTCTTGCGGACCATTTCACGTTTTGATTCCACCAATCATGTCGTTTTTGAACTCCTTGTCAAAGCGTATGTCAAGGAAAGAAAAGTGCTAGACGCAGCTGTGGCAGTTTTCTTTATGGATGACTGTGGATTTAAGGCTTCACCTGTTTCTTGCAATACCATCCTTAATGCTCTTGTGGAGGAAGGGGAATCAAAGCATGTTTGGTTGTTCTTGAGAGAGAGTTTGACCCGTAAGTTTCCTTTGGATGTTACCACTTGCAATATTCTTCTGAATTCCCTATGCACCAATGGAGAATTTAGAAAGGCTGAAGATATGCTTCAGAAGATGAAGAGCTGTCGCCTATCTAATTCTGTCACTTATAATACAATGCTACATTGGTATGTTAAGAAGGGAAGATTTAAGGCTGCCCTGTGTGTTCTAGAAGATATGGAGAGGGATAGTATACAGGCAGATATATATACCTACAACATCATGATAGATAAATTATGTAGAATAAAGAGGAGTGCGCGTGCTTTCCTTTTGCTCAAAAGAATGAGGAAAGATGACTTAACACCTGATGAATGTACCTATAATACTTTGATCAATGGGTTTTTTAGTGAAGGTAAGATAAATCATGCTCGCTATGTCTTTAATCATATGCTGAGACAAACTTTGGTTCCAAGTGTAGCTACTTACACTACAATGATTGATGGGTACTGCCGGAACAGGAGAATTGATAAGGCCCTAAGTGTTCTGTCGGAAATGCAAATTACTGGTGTCATGCCAAGTGAACTGACTTATAGTGCTTTGTTGAATGGTTACTGCAAAGTTTCCATGCTGGGACCTGCTCTAGATCTTATGGAAGATCTGAAATCAAGAGGTATAACCATCAATAAGACTATGTGTACTATTCTCATTGATGGTTTCTGTCAAGTGGGTGAGATTTCCAAGGCTAAACAAATTTTGAAGAGTATGCTTGAGGGTGGAATTGATCCAGATGTCATCACTTATTCAGCATTGATCAATGGTATGTGCAGGATGGCTAAGATGCATGAAACAAAAGAAATTTTGTCAAGGATGCAGAAAAGTGGAATTTTACCTAATGATGTGCTATATACAACTCTGATTTGTTACTATTGTAAGGCAGGGTATGTCAAGGAAGCACTAAAGCATTTTGTGGACATTTATCGAAGGGGGCTAGTTGCCAATCCAGTTATCCATAATGCATTATTACGTGCTTTCTATAGAGAGGGAATGATTACAGAGGCTGAACACTTCAGACAATACATGTCTAGGATGAATATATCATTTGATTTTGTCTCCTTTAACTGCATAATTGATAGTTATTGCCACAGAGGTAACATAGTTGAGGCATTTTCAGTTTATGATGATATGGTTAGATATGGCCATTCTCCAAATGTTTGCACATATCAGAATTTGCTTAGAGGATTATGTCAAGGAGGGCACTTGGTACAAGCAAAGCAGTTTATGTTCTGTCTTCTTGACATACCTTCTGCTATTGATGAGAAAACTTTCAATGCACTACTTCTTGGGATTTGCAAATATGGAACCCTAGATGAAGCTTTGGATCTATGTgagaaaatggtaaaaaacaaCTGTTTACCTGACATTCATACCTACACCATTCTTCTCAGTGGTTTTTGCAGGAAAGGTAAGATTTTGCCTGCGTTAGTCATGTTGCAGATGATGTTGGAGAAAGGAGTAGTCCCTGATACTGTTACATATACCTGCTTGCTCAATGGGTTGATCAATGAAGGCCAAGTGAAGGCTGCTTCTTATGTTTTCCAGGAGATCATATGCAAGGAAGGCCTGTATGCAGATTGTATTGCCTATAATTCATTGATGAATGGGTACCTCAAGGTTGGAAACGTGAATACTATAAAAAGGATGATGTCCGATATGTATCAGAATGAGGTTTATCCAAACTCTGCTAGCTATAACATACTTATGCATGGGTATGTCAAGAGGGGACAATTTTCAAAGTCCTTATATCTGTACAAATATATGGTGAGGAAAGGAATCAGGCCAGACAATGTTACATATCGCTTGCTCATTCTTGGTCTTTCTGAGTGTGGGTTGATTGACATTGCAGTTAAGTTCTTGGAGAAGATGATCTTAGAAGGCATTTTCCCCGATAGGTTAGTTTTTGATATACTGATTACAGCTTTCAGTGAGAAATCCAAGATGCATAATGCACTACAACTTTTCAATTGTATGAAGTGGTTACATATGTCACCCAGCAGTCAAACTTTTAGTGCCATGATAAATGGATTGATCAGAAAAAATTACTTGGACCAGAGTCACGAAGTTTTACATGAGATGTTACAAGTAGGGCTTCAACCAAACCATACACACTATATTGCATTGGTCAATGCAAAATGTCGGATTGGTGAGATTGATAGAGCGTTCAGGCTAAAAGAAGAAATGAAAGCTATTGGCATTGTGCCTGCCGAAGTTGCTGAGAGCTCAATTATTAGAGGACTTTGTAGATGTGGAAAACTTGAGGAGGCAGTCATAGTTTTCAGTAGTATGATGCGTTCAGGAATGGTGCCAACTGTTGCTACTTTCACTACTCTAATGCACAGTCTTTGCAAAGAATCCAAGATTGCTGATGCTTTGCACTTGAAGAGGCTAATGGAGTTGTGTAGATTGAAGGTTGATGTTGTCAGTTATAATGTTCTAATTACTGGTTTATGCAAAGACAACCATATCTCTGATGCACTTGATCTTTATGGAGAGATGAAATCTAAGGGTCTTTGGCCGAATGTTACTACCTATATCACACTCACTGGAGCTATGTATTCGACAGGGAGAATGCAGAATGGAGAGGAACTACTGGAGGATATAGCAGAAAGGGGTCTTATTCCGGCATATAAGCAGTTTGAAAATCTTGAAAGACGGATGGAGGATGCAATTAGAAGGCTGAACATGATAAGAAACTGCAGAAAGGAAGTGCCTTTTAGAGGTGTTGAGCTACTACCTGTAGATCCTGAACCCGTGTGTAATGCTGCTAGCGATTGTAATCCCACTGAATCTCGCCAACGTAAAGGAATTTGA
- the LOC136512241 gene encoding pentatricopeptide repeat-containing protein At5g55840-like isoform X1, whose translation MARPFSSLAHSSYRRRIVECNAAACSSRLPSRARPPARPRIAASSNTTSAHGIDSSIITIQTMTRWETLNHMAYKFGSLGKSDGKLALKILSSIVERSGLDRITYIYCMAVPILIQAQMHSQAMSVLRHLAVTGFSCTAIFTSLLRTISRFDSTNHVVFELLVKAYVKERKVLDAAVAVFFMDDCGFKASPVSCNTILNALVEEGESKHVWLFLRESLTRKFPLDVTTCNILLNSLCTNGEFRKAEDMLQKMKSCRLSNSVTYNTMLHWYVKKGRFKAALCVLEDMERDSIQADIYTYNIMIDKLCRIKRSARAFLLLKRMRKDDLTPDECTYNTLINGFFSEGKINHARYVFNHMLRQTLVPSVATYTTMIDGYCRNRRIDKALSVLSEMQITGVMPSELTYSALLNGYCKVSMLGPALDLMEDLKSRGITINKTMCTILIDGFCQVGEISKAKQILKSMLEGGIDPDVITYSALINGMCRMAKMHETKEILSRMQKSGILPNDVLYTTLICYYCKAGYVKEALKHFVDIYRRGLVANPVIHNALLRAFYREGMITEAEHFRQYMSRMNISFDFVSFNCIIDSYCHRGNIVEAFSVYDDMVRYGHSPNVCTYQNLLRGLCQGGHLVQAKQFMFCLLDIPSAIDEKTFNALLLGICKYGTLDEALDLCEKMVKNNCLPDIHTYTILLSGFCRKGKILPALVMLQMMLEKGVVPDTVTYTCLLNGLINEGQVKAASYVFQEIICKEGLYADCIAYNSLMNGYLKVGNVNTIKRMMSDMYQNEVYPNSASYNILMHGYVKRGQFSKSLYLYKYMVRKGIRPDNVTYRLLILGLSECGLIDIAVKFLEKMILEGIFPDRLVFDILITAFSEKSKMHNALQLFNCMKWLHMSPSSQTFSAMINGLIRKNYLDQSHEVLHEMLQVGLQPNHTHYIALVNAKCRIGEIDRAFRLKEEMKAIGIVPAEVAESSIIRGLCRCGKLEEAVIVFSSMMRSGMVPTVATFTTLMHSLCKESKIADALHLKRLMELCRLKVDVVSYNVLITGLCKDNHISDALDLYGEMKSKGLWPNVTTYITLTGAMYSTGRMQNGEELLEDIAERGLIPAYKQFENLERRMEDAIRRLNMIRNCRKEVPFRGVELLPVDPEPVCNAASDCNPTESRQRKGI comes from the exons ATGGCACGGCCGTTCTCGTCGCTGGCGCACTCCTCGTATCGCCGCAGGATCGTCGAGTGCAATGCGGCGGCTTGCTCCTCGCGGCTCCCTTCCCGCGCTAGGCCGCCCGCCCGCCCCCGTATCGCTGCCAGCTCCAACACCACCTCAG CACATGGAATTGATAGTAGCATAATTACTATTCAGACTATGACGCGGTGGGAGACCCTGAATCACATGGCCTACAAATTTGGGAGCCTTGGCAAGTCTGATGGAAAGCTGGCCTTGAAGATACTGAGTTCTATTGTGGAGCGATCAGGTTTAGACCGAATTACCTACATTTACTGTATGGCTGTTCCCATTCTCATCCAGGCTCAAATGCATTCGCAAGCAATGTCAGTGTTGAGGCATCTGGCTGTGACGGGCTTCTCCTGCACTGCTATTTTTACGTCCCTCTTGCGGACCATTTCACGTTTTGATTCCACCAATCATGTCGTTTTTGAACTCCTTGTCAAAGCGTATGTCAAGGAAAGAAAAGTGCTAGACGCAGCTGTGGCAGTTTTCTTTATGGATGACTGTGGATTTAAGGCTTCACCTGTTTCTTGCAATACCATCCTTAATGCTCTTGTGGAGGAAGGGGAATCAAAGCATGTTTGGTTGTTCTTGAGAGAGAGTTTGACCCGTAAGTTTCCTTTGGATGTTACCACTTGCAATATTCTTCTGAATTCCCTATGCACCAATGGAGAATTTAGAAAGGCTGAAGATATGCTTCAGAAGATGAAGAGCTGTCGCCTATCTAATTCTGTCACTTATAATACAATGCTACATTGGTATGTTAAGAAGGGAAGATTTAAGGCTGCCCTGTGTGTTCTAGAAGATATGGAGAGGGATAGTATACAGGCAGATATATATACCTACAACATCATGATAGATAAATTATGTAGAATAAAGAGGAGTGCGCGTGCTTTCCTTTTGCTCAAAAGAATGAGGAAAGATGACTTAACACCTGATGAATGTACCTATAATACTTTGATCAATGGGTTTTTTAGTGAAGGTAAGATAAATCATGCTCGCTATGTCTTTAATCATATGCTGAGACAAACTTTGGTTCCAAGTGTAGCTACTTACACTACAATGATTGATGGGTACTGCCGGAACAGGAGAATTGATAAGGCCCTAAGTGTTCTGTCGGAAATGCAAATTACTGGTGTCATGCCAAGTGAACTGACTTATAGTGCTTTGTTGAATGGTTACTGCAAAGTTTCCATGCTGGGACCTGCTCTAGATCTTATGGAAGATCTGAAATCAAGAGGTATAACCATCAATAAGACTATGTGTACTATTCTCATTGATGGTTTCTGTCAAGTGGGTGAGATTTCCAAGGCTAAACAAATTTTGAAGAGTATGCTTGAGGGTGGAATTGATCCAGATGTCATCACTTATTCAGCATTGATCAATGGTATGTGCAGGATGGCTAAGATGCATGAAACAAAAGAAATTTTGTCAAGGATGCAGAAAAGTGGAATTTTACCTAATGATGTGCTATATACAACTCTGATTTGTTACTATTGTAAGGCAGGGTATGTCAAGGAAGCACTAAAGCATTTTGTGGACATTTATCGAAGGGGGCTAGTTGCCAATCCAGTTATCCATAATGCATTATTACGTGCTTTCTATAGAGAGGGAATGATTACAGAGGCTGAACACTTCAGACAATACATGTCTAGGATGAATATATCATTTGATTTTGTCTCCTTTAACTGCATAATTGATAGTTATTGCCACAGAGGTAACATAGTTGAGGCATTTTCAGTTTATGATGATATGGTTAGATATGGCCATTCTCCAAATGTTTGCACATATCAGAATTTGCTTAGAGGATTATGTCAAGGAGGGCACTTGGTACAAGCAAAGCAGTTTATGTTCTGTCTTCTTGACATACCTTCTGCTATTGATGAGAAAACTTTCAATGCACTACTTCTTGGGATTTGCAAATATGGAACCCTAGATGAAGCTTTGGATCTATGTgagaaaatggtaaaaaacaaCTGTTTACCTGACATTCATACCTACACCATTCTTCTCAGTGGTTTTTGCAGGAAAGGTAAGATTTTGCCTGCGTTAGTCATGTTGCAGATGATGTTGGAGAAAGGAGTAGTCCCTGATACTGTTACATATACCTGCTTGCTCAATGGGTTGATCAATGAAGGCCAAGTGAAGGCTGCTTCTTATGTTTTCCAGGAGATCATATGCAAGGAAGGCCTGTATGCAGATTGTATTGCCTATAATTCATTGATGAATGGGTACCTCAAGGTTGGAAACGTGAATACTATAAAAAGGATGATGTCCGATATGTATCAGAATGAGGTTTATCCAAACTCTGCTAGCTATAACATACTTATGCATGGGTATGTCAAGAGGGGACAATTTTCAAAGTCCTTATATCTGTACAAATATATGGTGAGGAAAGGAATCAGGCCAGACAATGTTACATATCGCTTGCTCATTCTTGGTCTTTCTGAGTGTGGGTTGATTGACATTGCAGTTAAGTTCTTGGAGAAGATGATCTTAGAAGGCATTTTCCCCGATAGGTTAGTTTTTGATATACTGATTACAGCTTTCAGTGAGAAATCCAAGATGCATAATGCACTACAACTTTTCAATTGTATGAAGTGGTTACATATGTCACCCAGCAGTCAAACTTTTAGTGCCATGATAAATGGATTGATCAGAAAAAATTACTTGGACCAGAGTCACGAAGTTTTACATGAGATGTTACAAGTAGGGCTTCAACCAAACCATACACACTATATTGCATTGGTCAATGCAAAATGTCGGATTGGTGAGATTGATAGAGCGTTCAGGCTAAAAGAAGAAATGAAAGCTATTGGCATTGTGCCTGCCGAAGTTGCTGAGAGCTCAATTATTAGAGGACTTTGTAGATGTGGAAAACTTGAGGAGGCAGTCATAGTTTTCAGTAGTATGATGCGTTCAGGAATGGTGCCAACTGTTGCTACTTTCACTACTCTAATGCACAGTCTTTGCAAAGAATCCAAGATTGCTGATGCTTTGCACTTGAAGAGGCTAATGGAGTTGTGTAGATTGAAGGTTGATGTTGTCAGTTATAATGTTCTAATTACTGGTTTATGCAAAGACAACCATATCTCTGATGCACTTGATCTTTATGGAGAGATGAAATCTAAGGGTCTTTGGCCGAATGTTACTACCTATATCACACTCACTGGAGCTATGTATTCGACAGGGAGAATGCAGAATGGAGAGGAACTACTGGAGGATATAGCAGAAAGGGGTCTTATTCCGGCATATAAGCAGTTTGAAAATCTTGAAAGACGGATGGAGGATGCAATTAGAAGGCTGAACATGATAAGAAACTGCAGAAAGGAAGTGCCTTTTAGAGGTGTTGAGCTACTACCTGTAGATCCTGAACCCGTGTGTAATGCTGCTAGCGATTGTAATCCCACTGAATCTCGCCAACGTAAAGGAATTTGA